One Pseudobacteriovorax antillogorgiicola genomic region harbors:
- a CDS encoding hydantoinase B/oxoprolinase family protein yields the protein MDVREAGPKGWRVFADRGGTFTDLVAIDPDGHIQVQKLLSQSDHYEDPILEGISRLTSSFESRAQLIELAVGTTVATNAFLERKGKSCALVTTLGFRDILEIRGQNRADLFALQIDKPQALCDTVTEVPERILSDGSVEQALNMNLARFELSRLRDMGYESLAISLMNASQNPAHELALGELARDMGFKHVALGHQLAKLDKYVLRTETAVFDAYLTPVVRKYTAKLCEQTESQKVFFMQSHGGLCQSSQLTGPHALLSGPAGGLIASIKSCQAHGYEKVITFDMGGTSTDVAIYSGNYTYDHEPKFHGYQIQVPMLDIHTVAAGGGSILKFDGERFQVGPESAGADPGPACYRKGGPLTVTDANLFLKRIRAEHFPKIFGPSQDQSLDEQIVAQKFSQLSQELNLPAEDIAKGFLDVAVETMVRAIKSISIRKGHDPQDFVLCCFGGAGAQLACPVAERLGIKKVFIHPLSSVLSAFGMSLADEKSQLRDLVDQPLHSLSDEDFHQLTRKLSKHVSNGMISQNLKPSFIFHLKLQGSETIFDVAANDPKEASQFFSQNYTRIFGLEADAEKIILESLSVEMSSQSRAYWFKQDFPASPLAYGPCNITLPNSSLFLDEGWTGKQERSGEWLLQQAQNRHVIERPEAVELEIFYQKFQSLAEEMGSVLRLTGFSVNIRERLDFSCAVFTASGELIANAPHIPVHLGSMGECLKVVVQKFAHNAKPGDSFISNSPLFGGTHLPDITVMTPVFWQGKIVNWLASRGHHADVGGSSPGSMPALSKSLSEEGVVIEPQYLVREGKFLGSKILELLTMGSMPARKPEQNILDLKAQLAANRRGLQIFEGLLQEYGLEHLEKYSEKLLAYSADRILDVTQKFDGRTAQIDLDEGRSLKVALKVRPQEGLDIDLSSCSDRGLHNFNTPQAVVRAAVLFSLRCVLKEDIPLNDGIMRVLNIRISEGSILDPSPTSAIVAGNVETSQALCDLLLDGFVGLAHCQGTMNNVSFGNEHFQYYETLGGGSGAGAGFHGASCTQVHMTNSVLTDPEVLERRFPVVLRNFARRWGSGGLGKFSGGDGMYRQFELAQTLEFNVLSQRRSTCPKGRQGGDDGLAGRNSIEVDLKSQAMAGCFSITLQKGDLVSIETPGGGGYGSPDLNQNNLIFAYGSNLDPLQIKGRCPSARIVCRAVLPEYSIGFSRFSEKRQGGVADIVPKAGAEVWGLVYSLSPEDLAALDEIEGHPDHYERVELEVKQDTPEGPSFKVWAYQVKDKEHHIPPTEEYLWLVHKGQHILNAPRYILQSTVCS from the coding sequence ATGGATGTTAGGGAAGCGGGGCCAAAGGGCTGGCGAGTTTTTGCAGACCGCGGTGGCACGTTCACCGATCTAGTGGCAATCGATCCCGATGGTCACATTCAAGTGCAAAAGTTGCTTTCTCAGTCTGACCACTACGAAGACCCGATCCTAGAGGGAATCTCGCGGTTGACCAGTAGTTTTGAAAGCCGTGCTCAACTGATCGAGTTGGCTGTAGGGACTACGGTGGCCACCAATGCTTTTCTCGAAAGAAAGGGCAAGTCATGCGCTCTTGTGACAACTCTTGGCTTCCGCGATATCCTTGAAATTCGCGGCCAGAATCGGGCTGACTTGTTTGCTCTCCAGATCGATAAGCCCCAGGCTCTATGTGATACTGTTACCGAAGTTCCCGAGCGGATTTTGTCAGATGGAAGTGTCGAGCAAGCTTTAAACATGAACCTGGCTCGTTTCGAACTGAGTCGCTTGCGAGACATGGGTTACGAGAGTCTTGCTATTTCACTCATGAACGCTTCGCAGAATCCTGCCCACGAACTGGCTCTAGGTGAGTTAGCCCGAGATATGGGATTTAAGCATGTGGCTCTAGGACACCAGCTTGCGAAACTGGATAAGTATGTTCTACGCACGGAAACAGCCGTGTTTGATGCATATCTAACACCCGTAGTACGTAAATATACAGCCAAACTTTGCGAACAGACCGAAAGCCAAAAAGTCTTTTTCATGCAGTCCCACGGGGGATTGTGTCAGTCCTCACAGCTTACAGGCCCACATGCTCTTTTATCAGGCCCGGCAGGAGGACTCATTGCTTCCATCAAGAGTTGCCAAGCTCACGGGTATGAAAAGGTTATCACCTTCGATATGGGAGGTACTTCAACAGATGTTGCTATTTATTCGGGCAACTACACCTACGATCACGAACCGAAGTTTCACGGTTATCAAATCCAAGTGCCCATGCTCGACATCCATACCGTGGCGGCTGGCGGTGGATCGATTCTAAAATTTGATGGCGAGCGATTTCAAGTCGGTCCCGAATCAGCGGGAGCCGATCCTGGCCCTGCCTGTTACCGCAAGGGAGGGCCACTTACTGTTACGGATGCGAACTTGTTTTTGAAGCGCATTCGAGCTGAACACTTTCCGAAAATTTTCGGCCCTTCCCAAGACCAAAGCCTCGACGAGCAGATCGTTGCTCAAAAGTTTTCTCAGTTGAGTCAGGAATTGAATCTTCCTGCCGAGGATATTGCTAAGGGCTTTTTAGATGTTGCAGTGGAAACGATGGTACGGGCCATAAAAAGTATTTCCATCCGTAAGGGGCATGATCCTCAAGACTTTGTACTTTGTTGTTTTGGGGGAGCTGGGGCGCAGCTAGCCTGCCCTGTAGCGGAGCGGCTTGGCATTAAAAAAGTTTTTATCCATCCCCTATCTAGTGTTCTATCAGCGTTTGGTATGAGTCTTGCGGATGAGAAATCGCAGCTTCGAGATCTTGTTGATCAGCCTCTCCATTCTCTTTCTGATGAAGACTTTCATCAATTGACAAGAAAGCTTTCTAAGCACGTCAGCAACGGGATGATAAGCCAGAATTTAAAGCCATCATTTATTTTCCACTTGAAGCTTCAAGGGAGTGAAACGATATTTGATGTTGCAGCAAACGACCCTAAAGAAGCCAGTCAATTTTTTAGTCAGAATTATACCAGGATCTTTGGTCTTGAGGCTGATGCGGAAAAAATCATCTTGGAAAGCCTCAGTGTAGAAATGTCGTCACAATCGAGGGCTTATTGGTTTAAGCAGGACTTCCCAGCGTCGCCACTAGCTTACGGGCCTTGCAATATTACCTTGCCCAACTCTAGCTTATTTTTAGATGAGGGTTGGACTGGTAAGCAAGAACGAAGCGGAGAATGGCTGCTACAGCAGGCCCAAAACCGTCATGTCATCGAACGGCCCGAGGCGGTGGAATTAGAAATTTTTTATCAGAAGTTCCAGTCCCTCGCAGAGGAGATGGGAAGTGTCTTAAGGCTCACTGGTTTCTCTGTCAATATTCGCGAAAGACTGGATTTTTCCTGTGCGGTCTTTACCGCCTCAGGGGAACTCATTGCCAATGCTCCCCATATTCCGGTCCATTTGGGCTCTATGGGAGAATGTCTTAAGGTAGTGGTTCAGAAATTTGCTCATAATGCTAAACCAGGGGATAGCTTTATTAGCAACTCACCACTCTTTGGAGGAACTCACCTGCCAGACATTACTGTGATGACGCCGGTGTTTTGGCAAGGTAAGATTGTCAACTGGCTGGCCTCAAGAGGTCACCATGCGGATGTTGGTGGTAGTTCACCGGGCTCTATGCCTGCTCTATCGAAGAGTCTTTCTGAAGAAGGAGTCGTGATTGAACCACAATATCTGGTTAGAGAAGGAAAATTTCTCGGATCAAAAATCCTAGAGCTACTGACTATGGGCTCTATGCCTGCCCGCAAACCTGAGCAGAATATACTGGACTTGAAGGCTCAATTAGCAGCAAATCGCCGTGGTTTGCAGATCTTTGAAGGCTTGCTTCAGGAGTATGGTCTAGAGCATCTTGAAAAATACAGCGAAAAATTACTGGCATACTCAGCAGATCGGATCCTAGATGTTACACAAAAATTCGATGGTAGAACAGCACAGATAGACTTAGACGAGGGTCGTTCCCTTAAAGTTGCTCTAAAGGTAAGGCCTCAAGAAGGGTTGGACATCGATCTATCCAGTTGCTCGGATCGTGGACTTCACAACTTCAACACGCCCCAGGCAGTTGTTCGTGCGGCAGTGTTATTTTCACTCCGTTGCGTTCTAAAGGAGGATATTCCTCTCAACGACGGTATTATGCGAGTCCTCAACATCAGGATTTCAGAGGGATCGATTCTGGACCCATCTCCTACAAGTGCCATCGTCGCTGGCAATGTCGAGACGAGTCAAGCTCTTTGTGACTTGCTGCTGGATGGATTCGTCGGCTTAGCTCACTGCCAAGGTACGATGAATAACGTCAGCTTTGGCAACGAACACTTCCAATATTACGAGACTCTGGGAGGGGGAAGTGGAGCTGGAGCCGGCTTCCATGGAGCATCATGCACCCAGGTGCACATGACCAATTCTGTGCTGACTGACCCCGAAGTTTTGGAGCGACGATTTCCCGTAGTGCTTCGCAACTTCGCTCGTCGGTGGGGAAGTGGCGGTCTTGGGAAGTTTTCAGGTGGGGATGGCATGTATCGACAGTTTGAATTAGCGCAAACCCTGGAATTCAACGTGTTATCCCAAAGGCGAAGCACTTGCCCTAAAGGAAGGCAAGGAGGTGACGATGGACTCGCGGGGAGAAACAGCATCGAGGTGGATCTCAAGAGTCAGGCGATGGCAGGGTGTTTTTCTATCACGTTACAAAAAGGCGATCTCGTCTCTATTGAGACACCGGGAGGAGGGGGGTATGGTAGCCCTGACTTAAACCAGAATAATCTGATTTTTGCCTATGGTTCGAATCTAGATCCTCTACAAATTAAGGGTCGCTGCCCCTCTGCAAGAATTGTTTGTCGTGCTGTGCTACCAGAATATAGCATCGGCTTTAGTCGTTTTTCTGAAAAGCGCCAGGGGGGAGTTGCCGACATCGTTCCAAAGGCTGGAGCAGAAGTATGGGGACTTGTCTATTCCTTGAGTCCTGAAGACCTTGCTGCCCTCGATGAGATCGAGGGTCACCCCGATCACTATGAGCGGGTAGAGCTGGAAGTCAAACAGGATACACCCGAAGGGCCAAGCTTTAAAGTTTGGGCCTATCAAGTGAAGGACAAGGAGCATCACATTCCTCCTACCGAGGAATATCTATGGTTGGTTCACAAGGGGCAGCACATCTTGAATGCCCCTCGCTATATACTTCAATCTACGGTGTGCAGCTAG
- a CDS encoding S8/S53 family peptidase: MFNIHLKFLICLMFCAGTSFGESLSSYRSAIKELKTLAQLPGEDPVTPLIDSFETYQKAIQNLKDPQKAVFEEWRMQEWGNRITEFVSLATLLFSFQNPDFQEMNASKFDQASQSVARFRRTVNEFIRTYHPGLSVGIDELPSHLNGRGITIAVFDVFEPDLLAKQRGYYSQGTIEDLVSFGDPVALNHGNSVIDIILSIAPKARIVPIASDSSNYGQAIQWISTRDDITIVNMSRAFAEQNGKLDPQFSLALQKVLDSKIVSKSLGNTGTDLLGNLSPIREELNLPPLGSLFSYDLKLIDEFVSSHQKTSSNLLFSINLALSKEQTARTATVPGDHTGVQDQSFGIAADGIYTWSTNNFEAGSSFAAPQLTGVVALLLDHQLRAHGKLKPNLVAQALKATVQEGQLGPEQTGRGLLHAGDAWRWLKNHDIASCTP, from the coding sequence ATGTTTAATATCCACTTAAAGTTTCTGATTTGTTTGATGTTTTGTGCTGGAACAAGCTTCGGAGAAAGTCTTTCTTCGTATCGCTCTGCGATCAAGGAGCTGAAAACATTGGCTCAACTACCGGGTGAGGATCCGGTCACACCATTGATCGACTCCTTCGAAACCTACCAGAAAGCCATCCAAAATCTAAAAGATCCCCAAAAAGCTGTTTTTGAGGAATGGCGCATGCAGGAATGGGGCAATCGAATCACGGAGTTCGTCTCCCTTGCAACCCTGCTTTTCAGTTTTCAAAACCCTGACTTTCAAGAGATGAATGCTAGCAAGTTCGATCAAGCAAGCCAATCAGTCGCCCGTTTTCGAAGGACTGTGAACGAGTTCATACGGACCTATCACCCCGGTCTAAGTGTGGGAATCGACGAACTGCCAAGCCATCTGAATGGTCGTGGAATCACCATTGCCGTATTTGACGTCTTCGAACCAGATCTTTTGGCAAAGCAGAGAGGATATTATAGCCAAGGGACCATTGAAGACTTGGTCAGCTTTGGGGACCCAGTGGCTCTCAATCACGGTAACTCGGTCATTGACATCATCCTTTCGATCGCTCCCAAGGCGCGCATTGTACCCATAGCCTCTGATTCATCGAACTACGGGCAAGCCATTCAATGGATTAGCACTCGAGATGATATTACCATCGTCAATATGAGTCGCGCCTTTGCGGAACAAAATGGCAAACTCGATCCACAATTTAGCTTAGCTCTACAGAAAGTACTCGACAGTAAGATCGTTAGCAAATCTCTCGGCAATACAGGTACTGATCTTTTGGGAAACTTGAGCCCTATCAGGGAAGAACTAAATCTGCCCCCACTGGGAAGTCTGTTTAGCTACGATCTTAAATTAATCGATGAGTTTGTTTCATCCCATCAAAAAACTTCTAGCAACTTGCTATTTTCAATCAACCTTGCTCTTTCGAAAGAGCAGACAGCAAGGACTGCGACAGTACCGGGCGACCACACGGGGGTTCAAGATCAATCGTTTGGTATTGCAGCTGATGGCATCTACACTTGGTCCACCAATAACTTTGAAGCTGGCAGCTCGTTCGCGGCTCCTCAATTAACGGGAGTCGTGGCTTTGTTGCTGGATCACCAACTAAGGGCTCATGGAAAATTAAAGCCAAACTTAGTTGCCCAAGCTCTTAAGGCCACGGTACAGGAAGGCCAGCTTGGCCCCGAGCAGACCGGTCGTGGCTTGCTCCATGCTGGAGATGCATGGCGATGGCTTAAGAATCACGATATTGCTAGCTGCACACCGTAG